In one Musa acuminata AAA Group cultivar baxijiao chromosome BXJ2-5, Cavendish_Baxijiao_AAA, whole genome shotgun sequence genomic region, the following are encoded:
- the LOC103984944 gene encoding pentatricopeptide repeat-containing protein At4g25270, chloroplastic, producing MYALLSSSTATTLTEPTSCKKKSTRRRRNNLLRSQNPRQRHETTITSRRSPPPTPLLLSLPAAPTSLTRAEALDRVLDDLETALARGVPLDPSLLSSLLETCAQMRSLRHGARLRLLIPGALLRRSAALSSKLLRLYATCGQVEEAHRIFDEMPQRSKTDAFPWNSLISGYTELGLHEDAMALYYQMEEDGVEADEYTFPRVLKACAGIRSVRHGEAVHRHAVRSGFGSDVFVLNALVDMYSKCGDILKARKAFDNITKRDAVSWNSMLMGYIRHGLLPEALKLFRGMVRAEIEPDPITISAMLSGLTGTKKLGLQIHGWVIRRGLEWDLSVTNSLITMYSEQNRPDLARLIFESMPERDLVSWNAIISAHRRDHRVLAMFRQMEEDSGVLPDRVTFVSLLSACGNLGLVEEGKRLFAEMEQRYKMKPGMEHYGCMVNLLGRAGYIDEAYELISKRMPFDGGPTVWGALLFACSVHGEVSTAEVAAERLFELEPDNEHNFELLMMIYQDAGRREDVDRVRRMMEERGLESSESSLSLK from the coding sequence ATGTATGCTCTGCTTTCTTCTTCCACCGCCACCACTCTCACAGAACCAACCTCCTGCAAGAAGAAGagcacgaggaggaggagaaataaCCTCCTTCGCAGCCAAAACCCGCGCCAACGACATGAAACCACCATCACCAGCCGCAGATCACCGCCACCCACtcccctcctcctctccctccctgCAGCTCCCACCAGCCTCACCCGAGCCGAAGCCCTCGACCGCGTCCTCGACGACCTCGAGACCGCCCTCGCCCGCGGCGTCCCTCTCGACCCCTCCCTCTTATCCTCCCTCCTCGAGACATGCGCCCAAATGCGCTCCCTCCGCCACGGCGCGCGCCTCCGCCTCCTCATCCCCGGCGCCCTCCTCCGCCGCAGTGCCGCCCTCTCCTCCAAGCTCCTCCGTCTGTACGCCACTTGCGGCCAAGTAGAAGAAGCACACCGCATCTTCGATGAAATGCCGCAACGAAGCAAGACCGACGCGTTTCCTTGGAACTCGCTTATTTCGGGGTACACCGAGCTGGGCCTCCACGAGGATGCCATGGCTCTATACTATCAGATGGAGGAAGATGGCGTTGAGGCCGACGAGTACACCTTCCCCCGGGTTTTGAAGGCGTGCGCTGGAATCCGGTCAGTTCGCCACGGCGAGGCCGTCCACCGCCATGCAGTTCGCTCCGGATTCGGCAGTGACGTCTTCGTGCTCAACGCGCTCGTCGACATGTACTCCAAGTGCGGCGACATCCTGAAAGCGCGCAAGGCGTTCGACAATATAACCAAGCGGGATGCGGTGTCCTGGAATTCGATGCTTATGGGTTACATCCGGCATGGGCTTCTGCCGGAGGCGCTGAAACTTTTCAGAGGAATGGTTCGAGCTGAGATCGAACCTGACCCCATTACCATCTCGGCTATGTTATCAGGGCTCACCGGCACGAAGAAGCTCGGGCTTCAGATTCATGGCTGGGTCATCCGCCGGGGGCTCGAGTGGGATCTATCGGTCACGAACTCTCTGATCACAATGTACTCGGAGCAGAACAGACCGGACCTGGCGCGGTTGATCTTCGAGTCGATGCCGGAGAGGGATTTGGTCTCATGGAACGCCATCATCAGCGCGCACCGCAGGGACCATCGCGTGCTCGCTATGTTTCGGCAGATGGAGGAGGACTCGGGGGTGCTACCGGACCGAGTCACGTTCGTGTCGTTGCTGTCGGCGTGCGGGAACCTGGGACTGGTAGAGGAGGGGAAAAGGTTGTTCGCCGAGATGGAGCAGAGGTACAAGATGAAGCCCGGGATGGAGCACTACGGGTGCATGGTGAACTTGTTGGGGAGAGCGGGGTACATTGATGAAGCTTACGAGCTCATATCGAAGCGGATGCCATTCGATGGGGGGCCGACGGTATGGGGGGCGCTGCTCTTTGCCTGTTCAGTGCACGGAGAAGTCAGCACAGCCGAGGTTGCAGCGGAGCGATTGTTTGAGCTGGAGCCCGACAACGAGCACAACTTCGAGCTTTTGATGATGATTTACCAGGACGCCGGAAGGAGGGAGGACGTAGACAGAGTGAGAAGAATGATGGAGGAGAGGGGACTGGAATCATCAGAATCTTCATTGTCGCTCAAGTAA